The nucleotide sequence AACACAATGAACTCAATATCATAACTATCTTAGAGCCATTCTACCCATAATccaatacaacaacaaaaaagtcttttcccactaagtggggtcggctctACCCATAATCCAATAAGAGTGTAAAATCATAGAGAACCTCTACAATGTTTTCAAATGTCATACGCACTATACGGACCAGTAAAAGTGACTATTCCCAATATCACAAACTCAAATTTGACTACTTCGTTGTAGTAGGAGTTAGGCCCTTAAGTAACTAAAGGGCAGTTCCTAGTAACTATTTTCCTAACTATCTAGTGTAAGCAAACCATCTGTTTTCCCTCCAGCCATCCACCAtaagaataagatttttgaagcCAGCTCAGTTTATGAAATTGGTAATGTTTCTTCTAGATGGAAATTGGTGACATGATCTTATTCTTATGACACGGCCAATATAACTAGGATGCTGCTTGATTCAGTCATGCATGTACTAGTGCagatttttggaaaaaaaaaagaatggctCGACACACCACAAAGATTCAgagatcaaaattttcactGAATATTTGCACTTAGcataaaaaaatgtataaataaGTACTTATAAATattcaaaacttcatcaatgCATTTACCAAGTTTCGTTACTACATACCTGCCAGTTGGCACTATGGATGAATGGCTGGAAACTCTTTCCAATAGAATAAAGTTCAGAGAAATACCAAAAGGAACTACAAAATGGATATCGGTAACAACGTAGTATATTACTGTCTAGAGAAAAATGTCAATGTAACCCCAAAAACCAACTCCTAATTACCGAGATTATATATCAACTCTGTGCGAACGCTAGCTGAATTTTGTAATCAGTACAACCTCAAACATCTTATGTTTTCTCATAGAACTGAATCTTTTACTACAAATACAAAGTTCAGCTTAATGTGAGCAGCATTAAGTATGATTCACTTCTCACCAATAAACAATCAGTTTACGACTAAATACAAAACTTTCCAATGTGCCAATCCTTTCTCGATCCTAAATGAATTATCGTGAGCCGAATGAAGTATGATTCACAACAGGATTAGGACTACTTATAAATCAAAAAACCAAACCACACCAAAATCCAATAACAACTCTATTGTATCCAAACTTCAACATAACAAACGATAACTCATAACTCGAATTTGAATTCTAGCAAAACTGACTACAAGGCATACATTTTTCGACTGCAGGACTTGCTACAAGCATTAATGCAAATCACGAGATCCTCACTTCACTCAGTCCACAACAAACTAACATAAACCCATAATTTCCAATGTTTTAAACACTTCCTTCCCCAAGATCCCTGaaactaaaccctaaattactattaacccaaaacaaaatatatagaTTTCAACTCAATTACAAAAAACCCATAAAGCTTTcattaaaaaatacaaaaatcaaaCAACCCAGAACATCAATTAGACTTCAATCTAAGAATTccaacaaaatcaaacaaaaatacaTTCAATCAAACAAGCAAAATTGGGGCAAAATTACCGGAATGTATTTGAATTTTCGGCGGGGCGGTTCCTCGCTCGCTGCCAAAGCGCCGTCGTCCTTGGCAGAAACCTTGTCCCTGTCCCCTCCATTGGCGACTGCGCCATTACTAATGGCAATCGGGGTCCACTTGAAAAGCAGGAGATGCGAGCCGTTATTACCATTAGAGGAACCGTTAATCTGGTGAGAGTGATGGATGGAGGTGTTGTGGTTGGAGGGAGGAGCTACGTGTACccacttcttcttccacttcctcACCGGCCCAGTAAACACCGTTGCCGGTCCGTGCCGGGTCGAGGTGCGCCCGAGTCGGGCCCCAACTCCCTCCATCTTGCTGATGGATCTCCGATTCTGCGTTGGCGACTCGCTAGACGTCCGATCCggctttaaaaattaaaaattaaaaaaaaaaagaatttttggGAATTTCTGTATGAttctttgtttctttgcttTCTCTCTCTGAAACAaagactttctctctctagatttgGGTGGGGTGCGTTTTTGATTCGTATATATGGTTTCCGTGTTTGGGTGGGATTGGGCGGTCGTCGGGCACTGTTACTATTTTGACGCTAAATCAGGGCCGTCTACGTGCATTCGTACTAGAttggggttttttatttttcggcATCCTTCTAATTCACTAAATCAGAGGATCCgtgccgttgaaatttgatccaacggttgaagTTATTAAAACTTTTATAGTGGATCCCTATTTgtagtcgtttgatcaaattttaacggcACGGATTCtctgatttggtggattaaAATGAAGAAATCCAAAAAGGatcattttccttatttttcttcttattcacATCTAGAAGCATAAAATAATCGACCTATATACGAAGAATTATTTCTAACactctaaaaatttaaatatgcactctaaactttatatatatatatatataagtaaaaAATACTCTTATAGAgtgtaaaattaaatttttgaaGTATCATGCCAATAATAATtccttatatatttattattcaaCCACAAATTGACGAGTGACTAATTTCCTTCACATGTAGTCGCAGTATCACATAAGTAGGCAGCGTACATTTGGTCCTCGTAGCAAATAGTATGCAAAAGCAGAGCTAATGACTCCAAACAATGAATCCGTGAAAATACAAACTCGAGCTAGTGACTCTATGAACCCCTTGGAGTTCTTATTTTCGAACAAGTACGATACAATCTGcatattcacaattcatgagTTGATGATTCGCGATTAATATGACTCACAACTTAAGGGCTTATAGCCATATAAGTTACGAGCCACGAATCCATAAATTTAAGCAAAGAAACTAAAATACTAGCTAGGGGAATCATGGGATGTGCCTTGAAACTTGTAGTTCAAGACTCATGACTCTCAGTAATGTTATATCCATACCAAAAGACTCACTCCATCATGCATGAGAAACCATGTCAACTGAAAGAAGTTAGAATTCGGGAACACACATTTTTAAGGAACACTTCATAACTTTTATCAACGTTCCTACAATGTTTAAGACCTGGACATGGGCCGTCTGAAGGATGATGAAGGACAAGATCGATGTGGTGAAGAGTGGAAACGCACTTAGGCGTCTGAGCGCACCGGCCTTCCTTGTTTTTCGATCATCACGGATGCCCTGTCATGAAGGTtcggccatctccaaccaaatgaTGGCCAAATGGCTCCATTTAGCTCTATAGTCCTACAAGAAATtctattttaataaacagtgaTAGGCCATATTTTAtatcatctccaactgaggaGGTTAAAGGACCATAGACCAAACATagtcatttgacaaaaaaccatctccaactgagagGGTCAAGTGGTCATATGCCAaacttaatttattattttaattaatttaatatggttaattaaattaaattaccatattaaaataagattttcaagcatattttgagtgtcacttGTCGCCAAAATGAATAAGCCTCcggatttcttatttttatataatctcaataattttttataggatTTTGAGTAACACGTGTCGCTAAAATAAGTAACTCTctagatttcttatctttatgtaatctcaataatttttctgaTAAGATTTCGAGTGACGCGTGTCGCTAAACTGAGTAACTCTctagatttcttatctttacgtaatcttaataatttttcggataggattttgaGTGTCACGTGTCGAGATGTAATTGGTTGTGCAAATTTTAAATAGGATTCTTATCTACGTGACACTTCTTATCTTCAGCTTTCAACGTTGTAGGAATGatgtaggtatttataggaaaaaaaattagatttttctttttaaaagttcgttaaaaaaaaaaaatcaaattccaaTGGTAGCCTTACGACAACATGACGTTAGCTAGTTGGCGTTATGCTGATGCCTCAAGCCTGACATTCTGGAGCTAGAATGTTGGcaaaatgtcaagcttgacattctGACATTGAAAGGCTGGCAAAATGTCAAGTTTGACATTCTGGCACTGAAAGGCTAGCAAAATGTCAAACTTGACATTCTGGAGCTGGAGGGCTGGcaaaatgtcaagcttgacattctGGCGCTGGAGGGTTGGGCCTCGTTGGTTGGAAATGGCTAGCCCGCTGACCTGATTTGGGGGTTTGGGTCCGGTGGGGCCCACAAGCCATTTGGCGTAACCCTCGGTTAGAGACGATTTTTGTGTCATTTCGAGTTATTTTtagccctatgaccctttggccggatctgttggagatggccttatgcAGGAAGCCGCTCCAACTCCTCTAGTCCATTCAGTTTGGCCAACTTCTTGAGCTTCTTCCTCACGAACTTGTTTTCCACTAGAGCTGGTTCTCACTGCCTCATGCCTCAAATCCATGACCTCGGTTGGAATCCCTTCTTCATCAGGGTCTGTGGGCTTGTTCCAAAATTTCGAATTCTTAAACAGAATAATAACAACattcaaaagcaaacatgcttgAACAAAAACCAAAGTGGCAACATATTTGCTGTACTCCCATCACACGTATCAGCTTTTAATTATGCAAATTTAGGCagcgtttgttgcaccgaacTATTtcagactggactagcttctGGGActctggcttagactagactaagctggactgacttagtgaaacgttttggtgcagtgtcgaacTAAAAAGAAGGATAATAACAAACtacaatattatattttttaattcatatctaataatattatattaattcattttatcttttttattcTAATAAAACTCTCCCTCTCACTCGAAGCCTCCATCTTTTTCTCCTCGTTTTCTTCGTCCCACACTCTTCTTcccttcccttctttttttttttccgattgATTGCCAAATTTTTTCTGCAAAACGAAGAATTGAGCTtggttttttcaagtttttgttCGGTGCAAGATCCTAACTGGAGAGAGCTTTCCAAGTCCATGGATTCAATTGGAGCCGCAAATCTGTGGAGCGGCGGAACCAGCCTGCAACGATGCCTGGCGAGTTGATCAGTGATAAGTCGAGGTTTGTGGAGTCGAGGAAGTGAGAGACGACGATGGCTTGGATTTGCAGATGGTATGGGCAAGCGCGAACGCTCAGATCGGCGTTAGCGTCGAGCTTTGGGTGAACGGCAATCTAGATTTGCTCACCCAAGGAGCCATCGTCCTAGTCGAGTAGCAAACaagaaaagagggagagagtgtggtGGTCTGGTGGTGTGATTTGGCTGGAATGAGGACAGAAAGCAAGCAACGCAAGGAGAATAGCAGAGGGAGGTCTTAGCAGtcccatggttattggggggTCTTGCTAAGCCCTTTTAGCGAAAGGTTTTGTCCATGCGAGTCCCCcttagtctcattaatgttaaTCCCAGCACGGAACAAACACGTTATTAGACTAACagctagtctagtccagtccggTCCCATTTAATGAGGGCAAATAAACGCCCCCTTAAAGTTCTGTTACCCAAATCCTTTGAACATTTAGATTGCGAATCCCTGAACCAAACAATTACAAGCCAAATTAAAGCATACCACGGGCAATTAAATCACAACAATGATCATCTACATTCAAGGGAAGAAAaacaaggggtgtgctatccacccaccccattttacttctcacacacctcttaaTAATTTCTgtcatcttcttcaattcattcaatcggatggttgaaaattaaaaaggtgtgtgagaagtaaaatggggtgtgtggatatcacatcatAAAAACAAACATGCTGTGAACTGAAATTCCTACGCAAAATTCCAAGCAACCCACATTTTCGGCCAGATTCAAGAGCTttcaaagaaacaaacaaaattggGTGCAAGAACCAAACAATTGGATCAAACAATCCATCTCGACTGAGGGCTTCACAACAGTTTGAACACGAATATAAGAGAATGGACATAATATGGTTTTATTAGCTAAATTATAAATTGAGTACACCTCAAAATACACTTTGGACTTGAAAATTTGATGATTCTTAACATGGGTTTGGTTGTGAATTACAGTGCAAGAAGATGAACACACTATACTAAGTGATTGACTTTAACTTACAATTGAACTGCAAAGTacaatttgaaattgaaaattttgataaatCATCATAAACATGGGAACAATTTTATCTTACaatttatttgaaaaataataaatatttatgGGTATTTTACGAACATTTTCTCTAATCAAAACCGAGATGGGTATTTACAATTGCAACATGGCAATTAGGACCGTAGCACCAAAATTATAATCTCAAATTTaatacaacaaaaataaatcatACAAAACGACAGCTATAGCTCTTGAAACGCCGCAGTCAAACGCCCAACTCTCAAGCCATTCTTACCAGCAAAATCATCTCTGCAATAGTAAGACTTCGTAGGCAAGGCCTCAAACCCCATTGATCTCTTAACACCACCAAATCCATGGTTGGATTCCAATGTCTCATTGGCGGCGGCTGATGATGCTAATGCATTTGTCGTGCGCTTGTAGGATCCAAACCATTTGGCCTGCATGTACCCGTTTCGCCGCCATGGCGGCATTGACATGTCCACGCTCTTCATAGATTTTTTGATCTCTGTGCACATTAGCCTCACGATTTTCTTCAGCTCATCGACTTCTCCGACGAATGTGTTTGGAAAGACGTCAAGGAGCGATGTGTAACGTGTCGTGGGACGAGCAATTTCGAACTCTCTAAAAAGGAATGGTTCGACAATGTAACGAGTTCCTTCGAGGTTGACATCGACAAACTCGTAGTCCCCTGCTGGAAACCGGCTCGATTTCACCCACTTTGATTTGCAAAGGCCTGCACCAATTGGATGAATAATGTAATTAGATATCAATCCCAATAGTTCTCAATGTAACGAgttccttttttctttcaaattttgggAACCAAAACATAAATAACACTACTAAGTTAAGAACTTCACTCACCAGCATCAAAACCCTTGTGGCGCAAGTGAGTCATTAACCTCCTTTTGAAACCCGGAGACGAATTGTCGTCCCCGATGCCCGCCAATGCAACTTCCACCTCAGTAacaatcttcttcttcaacccGTCACTTTTTACATAAAACAAACTCTCCAAAGAATTCTTGGTCTCCGAATCCGACCAATCACCGGCCTCCGATTTCTCATCGACCAAGTGTTCCTTCTCGTTCCGGACAACGTCTTGGTCGTCACCCCCTTCTTCGAAATCCCCTCCCTCGATGAAGGACTTGACAAGATCAGACAAATCCGCAAAACTCTCCCCCGCCGCGGAGTACTCGCTCCCGCTGCTCTCGCACAGCCTCACCCGCGCCACCTCGTCGAACGCCGCCGCCACTCTCTGAAACCTCACCGCTCCCATTCTAATTATTTTCTACCAACCgtgttcttcaacttgatcgGCGAAATGATTGGAGTGAATGACACAAACGGGTGTTTTTTTAAAGCGA is from Malus sylvestris chromosome 5, drMalSylv7.2, whole genome shotgun sequence and encodes:
- the LOC126623968 gene encoding uncharacterized protein LOC126623968 — encoded protein: MGAVRFQRVAAAFDEVARVRLCESSGSEYSAAGESFADLSDLVKSFIEGGDFEEGGDDQDVVRNEKEHLVDEKSEAGDWSDSETKNSLESLFYVKSDGLKKKIVTEVEVALAGIGDDNSSPGFKRRLMTHLRHKGFDAGLCKSKWVKSSRFPAGDYEFVDVNLEGTRYIVEPFLFREFEIARPTTRYTSLLDVFPNTFVGEVDELKKIVRLMCTEIKKSMKSVDMSMPPWRRNGYMQAKWFGSYKRTTNALASSAAANETLESNHGFGGVKRSMGFEALPTKSYYCRDDFAGKNGLRVGRLTAAFQEL
- the LOC126623980 gene encoding uncharacterized protein LOC126623980, whose protein sequence is MEGVGARLGRTSTRHGPATVFTGPVRKWKKKWVHVAPPSNHNTSIHHSHQINGSSNGNNGSHLLLFKWTPIAISNGAVANGGDRDKVSAKDDGALAASEEPPRRKFKYIPIALLEEEQNEATEDEGNSIDNDPVDTEANPKNQGLDEKPDINDVPMEENQENNQVVCQDLNETLELSLGSDGHENDNDSGLKAEQTRNG